The nucleotide window CGGTCCCTGGCTTCCTGACGCTGCGTGTCCAATGCCTTGCACACGTCACAGCGCTCCACCGGTTTCGGGGGTTCCGGGGCTAACGCGAGATGCACGGGCCCGTCCATCGTCGCCCTTGGGGTCGTCATGAACGTGATGCTCCATGCCCCCGGTGGACGTATCTCTCCGTGGACCAGCGACAGTTGGACCGTTGAGCGCTACGGTTCAAGAACGCCCAAATGTCGCAGGGGGAAGTCTTGAACACCGCTCTACGATCAGCTATGGAAGACGCCAAGCTCACGCCCCGGAAGCTTGCTGCGCGCATCGGCGTGGCACCCAAGACGGTGGAACGGTGGCTGGCCGACGCCGAGCTCGTACCTCATGCAAGGAACCGTGTCGACGCGTGCAGGGCGCTGAAGGTGGATGAAGAAATGATCTGGCCCAAGGCTGTTCAGGAGCGGGTGAAGACCGGCCATGACCGCGAATTGGTCCACGCCTACCCCTACCGGTCCGCCTGCCCGTCGACCGTGTGGGGCGAACTGATCAAGGGTGCCGACGCTGACATCTTCCTGGCCGGATACACGAACTACTTCGTGTGGCTGGAGCAACCGGCGTTCGTCGACACTCTGCGCCGGAAGATCGCGTCAGGATGCCGGGTGCGCTTCCTGCTGGGTGATCCCGAGGGAGAGGTGACCCGGCAGCGTGAGGCCATCGAGGACGTGGCTCTGAGCGTAGGCACGCGCATCCGGATCAGCCTGGAGCACCTGGAGCGCCTCGGCCCTCTGGACGGCCTTGAGACGCGCTTCAGCAGCTCCGAGGATGCCGTGAATCACGTGTCCCTGTCCGTGTTCCGGTTCGACCATGACGCACTCGTGACGCCCCACCTGGCCCGGCTCGTCGGCCACGACTCGCCACTCCTGCATCTGCGCCGCCAGGGTGACAGCGGGATGTTCGACAGGTTCGCGGAGCACGCCGAGGAACTGTGGGACCGGGGCGTACCTCAGACGCCATAGCGGCGCGGCAGGAGGTCACAGCCACAATGGCAAGGTGACCGTAGATCTCGCCCTTGCACTCCAGCCCCGGCCGCCCTCCCCTCTGGAGGAAGCCCATGACGCCCGATTCGCCAGCCGGGGCGTTCGACTGCTGCTGAAGCGGGACGATCTCATCCACACCACGATGGACTGGGATACGGCTGCGCTTGGACCAGTGGAGCTGTACCCTCCGGGCAACAAGTGGCGGAAGCTCTCCTTGAACCTGGCCTCCGCCGAGGGTCGTACCGTACTGACCTTCGGGGGCGCGTACTCCAACCATCTGCGCGCCACGGCCGCCGCCGGACGGCTGCTCGGCTTCCGCACCGTCGGCGTCGTGCGCGGCGACGAGCTCGCGCACCGGCCGCTCAACCCCTCGCTCGCGCGATGCGCGGCCGACGGGATGAGTCTGCATTTCGTGGACCGTGCCACGTACCGCTCGAAGACCGATCCTGAGGTCCTGGGCGGGCTGCTGAGCCTCTTCGGGGAGTGCAGCGTCATCCCGGAGGGCGGCAGCAACGCACCGGCCGCACAGGGCTGCACAGCGCTCGGGCGCGAACTGCTCGGCGTGGCCGACGTGGCGGCGGTCGCCTGCGGGACCGGCGGGACCCTCGCCGGCCTCGCCGCCGGTCTCGGGCCCGGGCAGCGCGCGCTGGGCATCCCGGTCCTCCGCGGCGGCTTCCTGGCCGCCGCCGTACGGGAGTTGCAGGAGGAGGCGTTCGGCGGCCCGGCAGGACAGTGGTCGCTGGACGAGCGTTTCCACTTCGGCGGTTACGCCCGTACGCCCCCGGAGCTGCACGCCTTCGCCGACGACTTCGAGGACCGGCACGGACTGCGCGTCGAGCGGCTCTACGTGGCCAAGCTGCTGTACGCGCTGACCACGCTCGCCGAAGAGGGCGCTTTCGCCCCGGGGACCCGCCTGGCGGCCGTCGTCACGGGTACGCCCTTCCCGGAAGGGGGGGACCCTCGGGCGAGTGCGCCAGATAGCCGGTGAGCGTGCCGCGGGTACGCCGGAGGTTCTCGATGTGCTCGTCCATGGCCGTCACCTCACCCTGAAGGATGCCCCGCAGGTCGGCGCACCAGTCGAACTCCGGCAGCTCCTGTGCCTCGCCCCGGACGCACGGCAGCACCGAACGGATCACGCCGGTGGACAGACCCGCGTCCAGCAGGGCGCGCACACGCCACACGGTGACGACCGCGTCCTCGTCGTAGTCCCGGTAGCCGTTCGGCTCACGCCCGGCGTCCAGGAGGCCCTGCGCCTCGTAGTACCGCAGCAACCGCGCCTTGACCCCGGTACGCCTGGACAGCTCCCCGATCAGCATGACGCCCCGTCCTCGTGTCCGGCCTTCGCCGCTTGACCTTCCCACCGATGTCAAGGCCTAACGTCGCCTCACTGGGCGGGCATTCCGCACCGGAGCCCGACCGATGACGCCCGATACCGACCGATGCCGGAGTGATACGGATGCCCTTCGTCGTTCAACGCAATGGTCAGGAAGCCACCGCCGGGGAACTCGCGCCCCTCGCCTTCGCGGGCTACGCGCACTTCACCGCACTGCAGGTCCGGGACGGCCGGGTCCGGGGCCTCGATCTCCACCTGGAGCGGCTGCGGTCCGCCTCGGTGGAGATGTTCGGGCGGGCCCTGCCCGAGGACCGGGTCCTCACCCACCTCCGGACGGCCTTGCGGGCCGGTCCGGCCGATCTCTCGCTGACGGCCACGGTCTACTCCCCCGCCGGGGAGTTCACCGCGGCCGGAACCGACGTGGAGCCCGAACTGCTGGTCCGTACGGGACCGGCGGCGACCGGCCCGGCGGGCCCGCTGTCCCTGGCCGCGGTCGAGCACGAACGGGACCTCCCGGCCGTGAAGCACGTCGGCGAGGTGGCGAAGACCTACCTCCTGCGCCAGGCAGTCGGGCAGGGATTCGACGATGCCGCCTTCGTGGACCGGCGGGGCAGGCTGAGCGAGGCCACGATCTGGAACCTGGCGTTCTGGGACGGCCACAGCGTGGTGTGGCCCGCCGCCGACATGCTGGCGGGCACGACGATGAGCATCGTCCGACGCCGTCTTGGCGACCTCGGTGTCCCCCAGCGCACGCAGGAGGTCTCCCTGGACGGCCTGGCCGCACTGTCCGGAGCCGTCGTGATGAACTCCTGGACCCCCGGTATCCCTGTACGCCGCATCGGCTCGGTCCGCCTGCCGGACGCCCCGCTCCTCCTGGAACACCTGCACAGGGCCTACGAGGCCGAGCCTTCCGTGCCGCTGTGACGGTCCCGGCCGATGTCCGCCCTACGCGTCGTCCGTTTCCCGGTAGGCCGCCGCCTCCTCCAGGTCGAGCCGGCGCAGCAGCGTGCGCATCATCTCGTCGTCGATGCGCCGCTCGTCCCTCAGCCGGACGAAGACCTCGCGCTCGGCCTCGATCATTTCGCGGGCGAGCCGCCGGTAGGTTTCGTCCGCGGACTCCCCGGTGACCGGGTTCGCCGCGCCGAGCCGCTCCCAGACGGCGTTGCGGCGGCGTTCCAGGACCGACCGCAGCCGGTCGGCGAGCGGTCCGGGCAGGCTGTTGCCCCGGTCGGCGAGCAGTTCGTCCAGGCGGGCCTCGGCGGCTCTGGAGGCCTGGCTCTGGGCCTGCGCCTCGGCCAGCGTCTCCGCGCGCAGGTCACGCCCCGGGAGCTTCAGTACGCGCACCAGGAGCGGCAGGGTGAGCCCCTGGATCACCAGGGTGCCGATGACGGTCGTGAAGGTCAGGAACAGCACCAGGTTGCGGGCCGGGAAGGCCTCGCCGTCGTCCATGGTCAGCGGGACGGAGAAGGCGATGGCGAGCGAGACGACGCCCCGCATCCCCGCCCAGCCGACGATCAGCGGCGCCGTCCAGCTCGTCCCGGGTTCCCACTCCCTGATGCCCTTGGACAGCCATCGCGGCAGATAGGTCGCCGGGTAGACCCAGACGAACCGCACGACGACGACGGCGACGAACACGACGAACGCGTACCGGAGCGCCTCACCCACGCTGTACGTTCCGAGGCCCTTCAGTACGAAGGACAGCTGCAGGCCGATGAGCGCGAAGACGACGGACTCCAGGACGAACGCGACCATCTTCCAGACCGCCGCCTCCTGAAGACGTGTCGCGAAGTCCACCTGCCAGGAACGGTGGCCCAGGTACAGCGCGACGACGACCACCGCGATCACTCCGGAGGCATGCACCCGTTCCGCAGCCGCGTACGCCACGAAGGGGATCAGCAGGGAGAGGGTGTTCTGGAGCAGGGGCTCCTTCAGATGCGTGCGGAGCCAGTGCAGCGGCACCATCAGAAGCAGACCGACGCTCACGCCGCCCACCGCGGCCAGCAGGAACTCGCCGATCCCGGCGGCCCAGCCGACTCCCTCGCCGACGGCCGCGGCCAGGGCGACCTTGAAGGCGGTGATCGCGGTGGCGTCGTTCACCAGGGACTCGCCCTGGAGGATCGTGGTCACCCGGGCGGGCAGCCCCACACGGCGCGCGATCGTCGCGGCGGTGACGGCGTCCGGCGGAGCGATCACCGCGCCGAGCACCAGGGCCGCGGTCAACGGCAGACCGGGAACCAGCCGATAGGCCAGCCACCCGACGGCAAGGGTCGCGAAGAGCACGTAGCCGACCGACAACAGGGCGATCGGCCGGACATTGGCCCGCAGATCGAGGTACGAGCTGTCCACCGCCGCCGTGTAGAGCAGCGGCGGCAGAAGGAGCGGGAGCACGATGTGCGCGTCCAGGGTGTACGTCGGCATGCCCGGCACGTACGACGCCAGCAGCCCCACGACAACCAGCAGCAGCGGTGCGGGCACCGGGGTGCGGCGCGCGGCCCCTGCCACCGC belongs to Streptomyces finlayi and includes:
- a CDS encoding aminotransferase class IV family protein, coding for MPFVVQRNGQEATAGELAPLAFAGYAHFTALQVRDGRVRGLDLHLERLRSASVEMFGRALPEDRVLTHLRTALRAGPADLSLTATVYSPAGEFTAAGTDVEPELLVRTGPAATGPAGPLSLAAVEHERDLPAVKHVGEVAKTYLLRQAVGQGFDDAAFVDRRGRLSEATIWNLAFWDGHSVVWPAADMLAGTTMSIVRRRLGDLGVPQRTQEVSLDGLAALSGAVVMNSWTPGIPVRRIGSVRLPDAPLLLEHLHRAYEAEPSVPL
- a CDS encoding 1-aminocyclopropane-1-carboxylate deaminase/D-cysteine desulfhydrase gives rise to the protein MTVDLALALQPRPPSPLEEAHDARFASRGVRLLLKRDDLIHTTMDWDTAALGPVELYPPGNKWRKLSLNLASAEGRTVLTFGGAYSNHLRATAAAGRLLGFRTVGVVRGDELAHRPLNPSLARCAADGMSLHFVDRATYRSKTDPEVLGGLLSLFGECSVIPEGGSNAPAAQGCTALGRELLGVADVAAVACGTGGTLAGLAAGLGPGQRALGIPVLRGGFLAAAVRELQEEAFGGPAGQWSLDERFHFGGYARTPPELHAFADDFEDRHGLRVERLYVAKLLYALTTLAEEGAFAPGTRLAAVVTGTPFPEGGDPRASAPDSR
- a CDS encoding XRE family transcriptional regulator translates to MEDAKLTPRKLAARIGVAPKTVERWLADAELVPHARNRVDACRALKVDEEMIWPKAVQERVKTGHDRELVHAYPYRSACPSTVWGELIKGADADIFLAGYTNYFVWLEQPAFVDTLRRKIASGCRVRFLLGDPEGEVTRQREAIEDVALSVGTRIRISLEHLERLGPLDGLETRFSSSEDAVNHVSLSVFRFDHDALVTPHLARLVGHDSPLLHLRRQGDSGMFDRFAEHAEELWDRGVPQTP
- a CDS encoding Na+/H+ antiporter, which produces MDALPLVALVAASAAVAGAARRTPVPAPLLLVVVGLLASYVPGMPTYTLDAHIVLPLLLPPLLYTAAVDSSYLDLRANVRPIALLSVGYVLFATLAVGWLAYRLVPGLPLTAALVLGAVIAPPDAVTAATIARRVGLPARVTTILQGESLVNDATAITAFKVALAAAVGEGVGWAAGIGEFLLAAVGGVSVGLLLMVPLHWLRTHLKEPLLQNTLSLLIPFVAYAAAERVHASGVIAVVVVALYLGHRSWQVDFATRLQEAAVWKMVAFVLESVVFALIGLQLSFVLKGLGTYSVGEALRYAFVVFVAVVVVRFVWVYPATYLPRWLSKGIREWEPGTSWTAPLIVGWAGMRGVVSLAIAFSVPLTMDDGEAFPARNLVLFLTFTTVIGTLVIQGLTLPLLVRVLKLPGRDLRAETLAEAQAQSQASRAAEARLDELLADRGNSLPGPLADRLRSVLERRRNAVWERLGAANPVTGESADETYRRLAREMIEAEREVFVRLRDERRIDDEMMRTLLRRLDLEEAAAYRETDDA
- a CDS encoding MerR family transcriptional regulator; translation: MLIGELSRRTGVKARLLRYYEAQGLLDAGREPNGYRDYDEDAVVTVWRVRALLDAGLSTGVIRSVLPCVRGEAQELPEFDWCADLRGILQGEVTAMDEHIENLRRTRGTLTGYLAHSPEGPPLPGRAYP